Proteins encoded within one genomic window of Trichoderma asperellum chromosome 2, complete sequence:
- the CKB2 gene encoding casein kinase 2 regulatory subunit: MDEYASESDSDYTSYWRDWFISSRGNEYFCEIDEDYLTDRFNLTGLNTEVQYYQYALDLVTDVFDLDCDDDMRETIESSARHLYGLVHARYIVTTRGLTKMLDKYKKAEFGKCPRVNCHSHPLLPMGLSDIPNLKPVKLYCARCEDLYNPKSSRHASIDGAYFGTSFHNIIFQVYPALIPSKSIERYIPRVYGFKVHAAAALVRWQDLKRDDMRRRLRKLEIESGFREEQMDDEEEEEEDDVEFEGVDGANTNTNMRLIEGPM; the protein is encoded by the exons ATGGATGAGTACGCGAGCGAGTCCGATAGTGACTACACCAGCTACTGGAGAGACTGG TTCATTTCATCCAGAGGCAATGAGTATTTCTGCGAGATCGACGAGGACTATCTAACGGATCGCTTCAACCTGACGGGCCTCAACACAGAAGTCCAGTACTACCAATATGCGCTGGACCTGGTGACGGATGTCTTCGACCTCGACTGCGACGATGACATGCGCGAGACGATTGAGAGCTCAGCCCGACACCTGTACGGCCTGGTGCACGCGCGATACATTGTAACCACACGCGGTCTGACGAAAATG CTCGACAAGTACAAGAAGGCAGAATTTGGCAAATGCCCTCGCGTCAACTGCCACTCTCACCCCTTGCTCCCCATGGGCCTCTCCGATATCCCTAACCTTAAGCCTGTCAAGCTCTACTGCGCCCGCTGCGAGGACCTCTACAACCCCAAATCCTCGCGCCACGCCTCTATCGACGGAGCCTACTTCGGCACCTCCTTCCACAACATCATCTTCCAGGTCTACCCCGCCCTCATCCCCTCCAAAAGCATCGAGCGGTACATCCCCCGCGTCTACGGGTTCAAGGTGCACGCCGCCGCGGCGCTGGTGCGGTGGCAGGACCTCAAGAGAGACGATATGCGGAGGAGGCTGCGCAAGCTGGAGATTGAGTCCGGCTTCAGAGAGGAGCAgatggatgacgaggaggaagaggaggaagacgatgtTGAGTTTGAGGGAGTGGACGGAGCTAATACCAACACAAACATGAGACTGATTGAGGGACCAATGTGA